A genomic stretch from Chitinophaga agri includes:
- a CDS encoding OmpA family protein, with amino-acid sequence MKKLHYAIGLCFMLMTMSVKAQYIIKEADKAYDNFKYAEAIGLYEKAYNKKASLHAAERIADCYRFNNNYPEAERWYAVATAMEGSKAENTYFYARALQNNSKYAEARTQYERYAGVEKGITPEQHNIWIASCDSAITWMQTPDRLQVDNYKTINSGKSDWSAVPYMGGLVFTSDRHADGVYQPKKHRFFLHFDTRVKPDPLMNSWTGDDYLHLFFKPGTADSVQLFPLHTGTGYHVGSASFTRDGKEMFFTLTRIPGRGDRAKGKSTTVNVEIYSSKKDAAGNWSAPLAFTHNNVNAYSVGDPFITEDGMALYFASNMPGGAGGTDIYVCYRTAAGEWGPPLNLKAVNTTGNDRSPALTKDNILYFSSDGRVGMGGLDIYSVKLDKSGQHNSPVKNMRYPMNSPQDDFAFGMTETGMGYLSSNRTGGSGSDDIYTVAALLQEEVPPATPDTINKVPAKPDTVATPSAPVNPPVITPAPANNPPAQHNGLLDIYFDFSKADIRPEAAKVLDELVQLLKANPDKLVELGAHTDARGNDAFNLALSQKRANSVASYLAGKGIAKNRILAKGYGETKLLNKCGNGVQCTEEEHKQNRRTEFKLLDK; translated from the coding sequence ATGAAAAAACTGCATTACGCGATAGGTTTGTGTTTTATGCTGATGACAATGTCAGTAAAGGCGCAATACATCATCAAAGAGGCTGACAAGGCATACGATAACTTTAAGTACGCTGAAGCGATCGGTCTTTATGAGAAAGCTTATAATAAGAAGGCAAGCCTGCATGCGGCAGAACGTATCGCAGACTGCTACCGGTTTAATAATAACTACCCCGAAGCAGAGCGCTGGTATGCTGTAGCAACAGCTATGGAAGGGAGCAAAGCAGAGAATACCTACTTTTATGCCCGGGCATTGCAGAACAACTCTAAGTATGCAGAAGCCCGTACACAGTATGAACGCTATGCGGGTGTAGAAAAAGGCATCACGCCTGAGCAGCACAATATCTGGATCGCCTCCTGCGATTCTGCTATTACCTGGATGCAAACACCGGACCGTCTGCAGGTCGACAACTATAAGACAATCAATTCCGGTAAGTCTGACTGGAGCGCGGTGCCTTATATGGGCGGACTGGTATTCACTTCTGACCGTCACGCCGACGGAGTATACCAGCCCAAAAAACACCGGTTCTTCCTGCATTTCGATACGCGGGTAAAACCTGATCCGCTGATGAACAGCTGGACAGGCGATGATTACCTGCACCTTTTCTTTAAACCGGGTACGGCGGACAGCGTGCAGTTGTTCCCGTTGCACACGGGTACTGGTTACCATGTGGGATCAGCCAGCTTCACCAGGGATGGGAAAGAAATGTTCTTTACCCTGACCCGTATCCCCGGCAGGGGAGACAGGGCAAAGGGGAAGTCTACAACTGTCAATGTAGAGATCTACAGCAGTAAAAAGGATGCCGCCGGTAACTGGTCTGCTCCACTGGCTTTCACCCATAATAATGTCAATGCCTATTCTGTGGGCGATCCCTTTATTACGGAAGACGGTATGGCGTTATATTTCGCGTCCAATATGCCAGGTGGTGCAGGCGGGACAGATATCTACGTATGTTACCGTACAGCTGCAGGAGAATGGGGACCACCGCTCAACCTGAAAGCAGTTAACACAACCGGCAATGACCGTAGTCCGGCACTGACAAAAGATAACATACTGTACTTCTCCAGTGATGGACGTGTCGGTATGGGTGGACTTGATATTTACAGTGTAAAACTGGATAAGTCTGGTCAGCACAACAGTCCTGTGAAGAACATGCGTTATCCGATGAACTCACCCCAGGATGATTTCGCTTTCGGGATGACGGAAACGGGCATGGGGTACCTTTCTTCTAACAGGACCGGCGGTAGCGGCAGTGATGATATCTATACAGTAGCAGCCCTGCTACAGGAAGAGGTGCCACCGGCTACACCTGATACGATCAATAAAGTGCCGGCCAAACCGGATACAGTGGCTACGCCATCGGCCCCTGTAAATCCACCGGTGATCACCCCTGCGCCAGCAAACAATCCTCCGGCTCAGCACAATGGTCTGCTGGACATCTATTTTGATTTCAGTAAGGCTGATATCCGTCCGGAAGCGGCGAAAGTACTGGATGAACTGGTACAACTGCTGAAGGCCAATCCGGATAAGCTGGTTGAGTTGGGTGCCCATACCGACGCCCGTGGTAATGATGCCTTCAACCTGGCGTTATCACAGAAACGTGCTAACTCCGTAGCCAGCTACCTGGCAGGGAAAGGTATCGCGAAGAACAGGATACTGGCAAAAGGCTATGGTGAAACAAAGCTGTTGAATAAGTGTGGTAACGGCGTACAATGTACAGAAGAAGAGCACAAGCAGAACAGAAGGACCGAGTTCAAACTGCTGGATAAATAA
- a CDS encoding helix-turn-helix domain-containing protein, with translation MKRICSSSDETLLALDAGEDCLATPVQFSEYTMVFVEEGEGLYHADFGAFPFKGPVLLFSTPLQLIYIEQQRACKMSMLQFHSDFYCIEYHKAQVACNGLLFNNIYIEPSVKMTEREARVFKHLLEELSEEFDITGCDEIVMRGYLQLLLAKSSSMKTRSSANLADPKERDEQMEHFRQLLDQHYLTLHKPADYAALLAMSPNNFTKRCTKYFKKSPSAMIQERLILEAKRQLHLTRRSIKEIAYSLQFSDEFYFSRFFKKFTRVSPQTFRQRTGISIVADLPQ, from the coding sequence ATGAAAAGAATATGTTCCTCTTCTGATGAGACCTTACTCGCACTGGACGCAGGTGAAGACTGTCTTGCCACCCCTGTTCAGTTTTCTGAATATACCATGGTGTTTGTAGAAGAAGGAGAGGGACTGTATCACGCGGACTTTGGCGCATTTCCTTTTAAAGGCCCCGTACTTTTGTTTTCCACTCCCTTGCAGCTGATCTATATCGAACAGCAGCGGGCCTGTAAGATGTCAATGTTGCAGTTTCATAGTGATTTTTACTGCATTGAATATCACAAGGCGCAGGTAGCCTGTAATGGTTTGTTGTTTAATAATATTTACATTGAACCATCAGTAAAGATGACAGAACGGGAAGCCCGCGTATTCAAACATCTGCTGGAAGAGCTGTCCGAGGAGTTTGATATAACCGGATGTGACGAGATTGTCATGCGGGGCTATCTGCAGTTATTGCTGGCTAAGTCCAGTAGCATGAAGACACGCTCTTCCGCTAATCTGGCCGATCCGAAGGAAAGGGATGAACAGATGGAACATTTCAGACAGCTGCTGGACCAGCACTATCTGACACTGCATAAGCCCGCGGATTATGCAGCGCTGCTGGCCATGTCACCCAATAACTTTACCAAGCGTTGTACTAAGTATTTTAAGAAATCACCTTCTGCAATGATACAGGAACGTCTGATACTGGAAGCCAAGCGACAGTTACATCTGACCCGCCGTAGTATCAAGGAAATAGCCTATTCTCTTCAGTTCAGCGACGAGTTCTATTTCAGCCGCTTCTTTAAGAAATTTACCCGGGTCTCTCCACAGACCTTCCGGCAGCGCACCGGCATCTCTATAGTGGCTGATCTTCCCCAGTAA
- a CDS encoding DUF417 family protein yields the protein MKNSIANFIAHLDQFGKKAVRLGIVVVFLWIGGLKFFTYEADGIVPFVANSPFMSFFYHHPDEYKRHINKEGELIPENHQWHVENNTYGFSAGLGILLVTMAILVALYKVVPFASMIGSILIFIMTLGTLSFLVTTPESWVPHLTDHDWGFPFLSARGRLVIKDIVILGGAIITMSESAQLYLSRQRNR from the coding sequence ATGAAAAATTCAATAGCAAACTTTATAGCACATCTCGATCAGTTTGGTAAAAAGGCAGTTCGTCTCGGTATCGTTGTTGTATTCCTCTGGATTGGCGGACTGAAATTCTTCACATATGAAGCGGATGGAATTGTGCCATTCGTTGCCAATAGCCCTTTCATGTCTTTCTTCTATCATCATCCTGATGAATATAAGCGTCACATAAATAAGGAAGGCGAACTGATCCCTGAAAATCACCAGTGGCACGTAGAAAATAATACATATGGTTTTTCTGCAGGACTGGGCATCCTGCTGGTAACAATGGCGATACTCGTGGCATTGTACAAGGTCGTTCCTTTTGCCAGCATGATCGGCAGCATCCTGATCTTCATAATGACATTAGGTACGCTCTCCTTCCTGGTAACGACGCCTGAAAGCTGGGTACCGCATCTCACTGATCACGACTGGGGCTTCCCGTTCCTGTCCGCCCGTGGCCGCCTGGTCATTAAGGACATCGTCATCCTGGGGGGTGCGATCATTACGATGAGTGAGTCTGCGCAACTGTACCTGAGCAGACAAAGGAACAGGTAA
- a CDS encoding carboxymuconolactone decarboxylase family protein, translated as MKKITVPTREQVSTGSQEIFDLLQKRLGKVPNLYATIGYSANALKGFLEFEKTLNGGVFHPKEREAISLAVSEVNACTYCLSAHTMAALKLGYTQDETIAIRKGTAGDAKLDAVVKLAQAIATNKGHAAPELIEVFFAAGYKEDGLMELMGLVVVRTFTNYAYALTDVPVDFPVVEPLS; from the coding sequence ATGAAAAAGATAACAGTTCCCACACGCGAACAGGTAAGTACAGGATCACAGGAAATATTTGACCTGCTGCAAAAGAGACTGGGTAAAGTACCTAATCTGTATGCCACTATTGGCTACTCTGCCAATGCGCTGAAAGGGTTCCTTGAATTTGAGAAGACATTGAACGGAGGCGTATTTCATCCGAAGGAAAGAGAAGCGATCTCGCTGGCCGTATCGGAAGTGAATGCATGTACCTATTGCTTATCTGCACATACTATGGCAGCACTTAAACTGGGATATACACAGGACGAAACCATCGCTATCAGAAAAGGAACAGCAGGTGATGCCAAACTGGATGCTGTTGTTAAGCTGGCACAGGCCATTGCTACTAACAAAGGCCACGCAGCACCAGAGCTGATAGAGGTTTTTTTTGCAGCTGGTTATAAGGAAGACGGTCTGATGGAATTAATGGGACTGGTCGTAGTGAGGACATTTACTAATTATGCCTATGCGCTGACAGACGTACCGGTTGATTTTCCGGTAGTGGAACCACTGAGTTAA
- a CDS encoding trypsin-like peptidase domain-containing protein — translation MKKSQLLFPFLLMLAGKTYAQRAVTNWDAFTIEADTQLSDSLRQSCLRMWEYDTTSQQQMSAPFSGVIVTPEGHILTVAHTTIPGHIYQVNFYDGRTAIAQALGKINFPETPELPDVAMMKIITPGKWKAVVMGRSAYLDKGQFCMSIAYPESLNQPVPMLRKGNITTVKNEKGFIESTCLMEPGDSGGPMFDNMGRLIGMRSAIGVGEGENYDVPVDLYRKYWTALNQPVHYTKYPELTDSLPVPAVYRKSAVSVWGTTKEKALDLPGMTRYCVKINSEIKGTPVAVNGTVFKVDGRVVVVSKGSAVGASPVILYGKKPIKATIIARNKENDLVLLAPANAIKAGLSPTPKPDTVTRFVGRLLLSPQTDTAVIQSVVGKEVFNLPKMYNTGFLGAAIAPDKTPLALTFVMPGSPAAEKGASPEDEIISINGVALSKPEDYGRELYKYWAGDTILITRRSHASEEGPSGTTVHYAAEVTDSVVLGKRPVPPVSHPAEMFRGGRSERRDGFQQVIAHDGILRPEQCGGPVFDAYGYFIGLNIARFSRTVSLALPASVVYDFINTHLPGRE, via the coding sequence ATGAAAAAAAGCCAACTATTATTCCCGTTCCTGCTGATGCTGGCAGGAAAGACCTATGCACAGCGTGCCGTGACTAACTGGGATGCCTTTACTATCGAAGCGGACACTCAGTTAAGCGATTCGCTCAGACAATCCTGCCTGCGGATGTGGGAATATGATACCACAAGTCAACAGCAAATGAGCGCTCCCTTCAGTGGTGTTATTGTTACACCCGAAGGGCATATTCTCACAGTGGCCCATACCACCATACCCGGGCATATTTACCAGGTTAATTTTTACGACGGAAGAACGGCCATCGCCCAGGCGCTCGGTAAGATCAATTTTCCGGAGACACCCGAACTACCCGATGTGGCGATGATGAAGATCATCACACCAGGTAAATGGAAAGCTGTTGTTATGGGCCGGTCTGCGTATCTGGATAAAGGACAATTCTGTATGAGCATAGCTTACCCGGAAAGTCTGAACCAACCGGTACCGATGCTCCGCAAGGGTAATATTACCACTGTTAAGAATGAAAAGGGTTTTATCGAATCGACCTGCCTGATGGAGCCTGGCGATTCTGGCGGCCCTATGTTTGATAACATGGGCCGGCTAATAGGTATGAGGAGTGCGATAGGGGTAGGGGAAGGAGAGAACTATGATGTGCCTGTAGATCTGTACCGAAAGTACTGGACGGCTTTGAATCAACCTGTTCACTACACAAAATATCCTGAACTGACAGATAGCCTTCCGGTTCCCGCCGTTTACAGAAAGTCTGCTGTTAGTGTGTGGGGTACGACCAAAGAGAAAGCACTTGATCTACCGGGAATGACTAGATATTGTGTGAAGATCAATAGCGAGATAAAGGGAACGCCTGTTGCGGTTAATGGTACCGTATTTAAAGTTGACGGGCGCGTTGTTGTGGTGAGTAAGGGCTCAGCAGTAGGAGCGTCACCCGTTATTTTATATGGGAAAAAACCAATTAAGGCGACCATCATTGCCCGCAATAAAGAGAATGACCTCGTCTTGCTGGCGCCGGCAAATGCAATAAAAGCAGGATTATCGCCTACACCCAAACCGGATACCGTTACCCGGTTCGTAGGTAGATTATTACTGTCTCCGCAAACTGACACGGCTGTGATACAGAGCGTAGTGGGTAAGGAAGTGTTCAACCTGCCTAAAATGTATAACACCGGATTCCTTGGCGCTGCTATCGCTCCCGACAAAACACCTTTGGCGCTGACATTTGTAATGCCCGGATCACCAGCTGCAGAAAAAGGCGCTTCCCCGGAAGATGAAATTATTAGTATCAATGGTGTAGCGCTTAGTAAGCCGGAAGATTACGGCAGGGAACTGTATAAATACTGGGCAGGTGATACCATCCTGATTACAAGACGTTCACATGCCAGTGAAGAAGGGCCTTCAGGTACCACCGTACATTATGCCGCTGAGGTGACTGATTCGGTTGTACTGGGAAAACGCCCGGTACCACCGGTAAGCCATCCTGCCGAAATGTTCAGAGGTGGTAGAAGCGAAAGAAGAGACGGTTTTCAGCAGGTGATCGCGCATGATGGCATCCTGAGACCGGAACAGTGTGGAGGGCCGGTGTTTGACGCCTATGGTTATTTTATCGGACTGAATATCGCCCGGTTCTCAAGAACGGTTTCTCTGGCGCTTCCTGCTTCGGTAGTGTATGACTTTATCAATACGCACCTGCCGGGTAGAGAATAG
- a CDS encoding UBP-type zinc finger domain-containing protein: protein MKDQNICQHILAIKEVQLSEDHVCEECVKQGTDWVHLRTCQTCGVTLCCDQSPEKHMTRHYHAKHHPVVASAEPGERWLWCYTDEQFADY, encoded by the coding sequence ATGAAAGATCAGAATATATGTCAGCATATCCTTGCCATTAAAGAGGTGCAACTGAGCGAAGATCATGTGTGTGAGGAATGTGTCAAACAGGGGACTGACTGGGTGCATCTGCGTACCTGCCAGACCTGTGGCGTGACGCTTTGCTGTGATCAGTCGCCAGAAAAGCATATGACCCGCCACTATCATGCAAAACATCATCCTGTGGTGGCTTCAGCAGAACCTGGAGAAAGGTGGCTCTGGTGTTATACTGATGAACAGTTTGCCGATTATTAG
- a CDS encoding GNAT family N-acetyltransferase — MNFTYLIEKKAFMEHITLSKATAADWQTIRDLARATFFETFAAGNTEADMAEYLEETFNDTKVQSELQVADSQFYIAWDDKTPVGYLKVNTGPAQTALQDADSLEIERIYVKSSHHGKKVGQVLYEKALEVARHQQKKYIWLGVWEENPRAIRFYEKNGFVAFDKHIFKVGTDEQIDIMMRKELE, encoded by the coding sequence ATGAATTTCACTTATCTGATAGAGAAAAAAGCATTTATGGAACACATCACCCTCAGCAAAGCAACAGCTGCCGATTGGCAGACTATCCGGGACCTCGCACGGGCAACGTTCTTTGAGACCTTTGCCGCCGGTAATACGGAGGCGGATATGGCTGAATACCTGGAGGAGACCTTCAATGATACAAAGGTGCAATCGGAACTGCAGGTAGCAGACTCGCAGTTTTATATAGCCTGGGATGACAAGACGCCGGTGGGGTATCTGAAAGTCAATACAGGCCCTGCGCAGACAGCGTTACAGGATGCTGACTCCCTGGAGATAGAACGTATTTATGTGAAGAGCAGTCACCACGGGAAAAAAGTAGGGCAGGTACTGTATGAGAAGGCGCTGGAAGTAGCCCGGCATCAGCAGAAGAAGTACATCTGGCTCGGTGTCTGGGAAGAGAATCCACGGGCCATCAGGTTCTATGAAAAGAACGGCTTTGTCGCATTTGATAAGCATATCTTCAAGGTAGGCACTGATGAACAAATCGATATAATGATGCGGAAGGAACTGGAATAG
- a CDS encoding nSTAND1 domain-containing NTPase produces the protein MTKLMDNPFKLLESYTKEDKDIWGGRTTEIDLLYNLSFATNLILIYGVSGVGKTSLIQCGLANKFKRTDWHAIWVLRKDNINRSLIEKLAEQAGEPLSTPPVPVPESIRKVYLKHFKPVFLVFDQLEELFIFGNNDEIQAFISTIKEILNNDIQCKIILVVREEYHGHLKLFQDAGLTVFKSSVKIEPMSIPEATEAVSRLLCKYNILTPDGDQLTCATKIATDCAVEGRVDLGNLQVYLFWAWEKAAAKAAPDEDIAFTHNILREIGDGRNVLSRYLNAVADRVSKGKTGGLWYLLQHFVSRSQTKQPLRISDISDIDAVTARTWLNELRKSKLVKCTREGDTEVYSLTHDSLVPLIVQKKTAASRGRNPHPTVQGNPFKGLPAYEEKDATIFFGRNLILRELLTFFEDKRLLVIVGPSGSGKSSIIKAGIIPALKAEGYQVINGEPGAHPMVFGKEITRRLEAPEGGKFVLYIDQFEELSTQSSTAESEAFILLLNSLQNSQDPHSRELKIILSVRSDYEYEFERTLTGWRESKKTVPDLMESAVREIITEPAYLAGLEYKPAYLVDNIVRDVMQSAGTLPLLSYALQQMYIEYAKSGANDGYLTEDHYNAIGGVVDGLRLRATKLYTSSDHETQQTIKNVMLRMLSLSINEKASKRILAEDLVYESPVENERVQKVLNELVNSRLIVSGPDENGQIYYEPAHDSLIRSWNLIGDWIKQFGKDLLYLQQDLSDAVKRYKVNNKKLWHEDPKLNTLVNIMKSPDNWLNKQETDFVKKSLQRRNELEDRKKRRQEELVEEKLRRQEAVAKLASEKGRREKELLTEKLKGEKAKTRLQKQRTILLALGLISLLIAAGYVSSQWNKSEKAVRKIQDLNRRLQNSAVDLKKLNDSLNIAADLARESAEDAYIARQKADSAATKEKKARLTVERQKKELLVKQAALLQSQEEVRRYSLSLQSKADSLRTYSDSLKRQLVIIQNKTREVEYAKLTTSFLTRSRSLMRSDPALAYQLALESLKYDSANPVIRNYIQDTLNRRNNFYESFIIDNVSSAFFSDNGKTVVAIQGDNRLSLLNLTANRDTAIQVDGKILSAQFHPNGNSILIATKNHLYNYSADGVLLNSSEKFDNIIKAVYTARGRILFVTPAAIIIRRSVNAQNTVVVPSGNNTDDVQVSSNDSLVYIRKNDLIEAYDLLNARLLRSYKEPTGYLSKNGSGFIAVHDNDIMIVRSMGNRISSARYNIPLDKGYSRISVISIADNLRCIAFMTESDEVLQLQQQQAISKNFVRPQLARVPILYTFTVPGPARKIPNDIPYGKRMVLSEKGDYLLTGESGTLLVYDKDGKRVERFGGYTNYTSWAFNPTNLEMVLSMSGPRMKIWVKGTPNALAAQHKLRIFTAAEIEKALEDIAVR, from the coding sequence ATGACGAAACTGATGGACAATCCGTTTAAACTGCTGGAGTCCTACACCAAGGAAGACAAAGACATCTGGGGTGGCCGTACTACAGAAATAGACCTGCTGTACAACCTTTCCTTCGCCACCAACCTCATACTGATCTATGGTGTTTCCGGTGTAGGCAAAACAAGCCTGATCCAGTGCGGCCTCGCCAATAAGTTCAAACGCACCGACTGGCACGCCATCTGGGTATTGAGAAAAGATAACATCAACCGCAGTCTCATCGAAAAACTGGCCGAACAGGCTGGTGAGCCTCTTTCAACACCTCCCGTCCCTGTACCCGAAAGTATCCGAAAGGTATACCTGAAGCATTTTAAGCCCGTTTTCCTCGTTTTCGACCAACTGGAGGAATTATTCATCTTTGGCAATAATGACGAAATACAGGCCTTTATAAGTACGATCAAAGAGATCCTGAACAACGACATACAATGTAAGATCATCCTCGTGGTCCGGGAGGAATACCATGGTCACCTGAAATTATTCCAGGATGCTGGCCTGACGGTTTTTAAATCTTCCGTCAAAATAGAACCCATGAGTATCCCTGAAGCCACCGAGGCGGTCTCCCGGCTACTCTGCAAATACAACATCCTCACCCCTGATGGGGATCAACTCACCTGCGCCACCAAAATAGCGACTGATTGCGCTGTGGAGGGCCGTGTGGACCTGGGCAATCTCCAGGTATACCTCTTCTGGGCCTGGGAAAAAGCTGCTGCAAAAGCAGCGCCGGACGAAGACATCGCCTTCACCCATAACATTCTCCGGGAGATCGGCGACGGCAGAAATGTCCTCTCCCGATACCTGAATGCTGTAGCCGACAGGGTGTCCAAAGGCAAGACTGGCGGACTATGGTACCTGCTGCAGCATTTTGTGTCCCGCTCCCAGACCAAACAACCGCTTCGTATCAGCGATATATCCGACATTGACGCTGTTACCGCCCGTACCTGGCTCAATGAACTCCGTAAAAGTAAACTGGTGAAATGCACACGGGAAGGGGACACAGAGGTCTATTCCCTCACCCATGACAGCCTTGTTCCCCTTATCGTACAAAAGAAGACCGCCGCCTCCCGTGGCCGCAACCCTCATCCAACGGTGCAGGGCAATCCGTTTAAAGGCCTTCCCGCCTACGAGGAAAAAGACGCCACCATCTTCTTTGGCCGCAATCTCATCCTCCGCGAGCTGCTCACTTTCTTTGAAGACAAACGGCTGCTTGTCATCGTCGGCCCCTCCGGCTCCGGTAAATCGTCCATCATAAAAGCAGGTATCATCCCCGCGCTGAAAGCGGAAGGCTACCAGGTCATTAACGGTGAACCCGGTGCACACCCCATGGTATTCGGCAAAGAGATCACCAGAAGATTAGAGGCGCCCGAAGGCGGCAAATTCGTTCTGTACATTGATCAGTTTGAAGAACTCAGCACCCAGTCGTCCACCGCGGAAAGTGAAGCGTTCATTCTCCTCCTGAATAGCCTGCAAAATAGTCAGGACCCGCATTCACGGGAACTGAAGATCATCCTCAGTGTAAGGTCGGATTATGAATATGAATTTGAAAGAACACTAACCGGGTGGCGGGAATCCAAGAAAACAGTACCCGATCTCATGGAGAGTGCTGTAAGAGAGATCATCACTGAACCTGCCTATCTCGCCGGACTGGAATACAAGCCGGCTTACCTCGTTGACAACATTGTGCGTGACGTCATGCAGTCCGCCGGCACGTTGCCACTGCTCTCCTACGCATTGCAACAGATGTATATCGAATATGCAAAAAGCGGCGCCAACGACGGCTACCTGACCGAAGATCATTACAACGCCATCGGCGGCGTTGTAGATGGACTGCGACTCAGGGCCACAAAACTCTATACCAGCTCCGACCACGAAACACAGCAGACCATTAAAAATGTGATGCTGCGTATGCTGTCTCTCAGCATCAATGAAAAAGCCTCTAAACGTATCCTCGCCGAAGACCTGGTATATGAAAGCCCTGTTGAAAATGAAAGGGTACAAAAGGTGCTCAATGAACTGGTCAACAGCCGCCTGATCGTCTCAGGCCCGGATGAAAATGGGCAGATCTATTACGAACCTGCCCATGACTCTCTTATCCGCTCCTGGAACCTGATAGGCGACTGGATCAAACAATTCGGTAAAGACCTGCTCTATTTACAACAAGACCTCTCCGATGCAGTGAAACGTTATAAGGTCAACAATAAAAAGCTGTGGCACGAAGACCCTAAACTGAATACGCTGGTAAATATTATGAAGTCGCCCGACAACTGGCTCAATAAACAGGAAACGGACTTCGTCAAAAAAAGCCTCCAGCGCCGTAACGAACTGGAGGACCGGAAGAAACGCCGGCAAGAAGAACTCGTGGAAGAAAAGCTCCGGCGACAGGAGGCTGTGGCCAAACTCGCCAGCGAAAAAGGAAGAAGAGAGAAAGAACTGCTGACCGAAAAACTAAAAGGAGAAAAAGCAAAGACACGCCTGCAAAAACAACGGACGATATTACTGGCCTTAGGACTAATATCGCTGCTGATCGCTGCCGGCTATGTATCCAGTCAATGGAATAAGTCAGAGAAGGCGGTACGTAAGATCCAGGACCTGAACCGGCGATTGCAAAACTCTGCCGTCGATCTGAAAAAACTGAATGACTCACTGAACATCGCCGCGGACCTGGCCCGGGAAAGTGCGGAAGATGCCTATATCGCCAGACAAAAAGCCGATTCTGCCGCGACCAAAGAAAAGAAGGCCCGCCTCACAGTAGAACGACAAAAAAAAGAATTGCTGGTCAAACAGGCCGCACTGCTGCAATCTCAGGAAGAAGTACGGCGGTATTCCCTGAGTCTGCAATCTAAAGCAGACTCACTGCGTACCTATTCTGACTCACTGAAAAGGCAACTCGTTATCATACAAAATAAAACCCGGGAAGTGGAATATGCCAAACTCACCACCTCATTTCTCACCCGGTCACGTTCCCTCATGCGCTCTGATCCGGCGTTAGCCTATCAGCTGGCATTAGAATCGCTCAAGTACGACAGCGCCAACCCCGTGATCAGGAACTATATCCAGGATACACTCAACCGGCGGAACAACTTTTATGAATCTTTCATCATAGATAATGTTTCTTCTGCCTTCTTTTCGGATAACGGTAAAACGGTTGTCGCGATCCAGGGAGACAACAGGCTCTCTTTGCTGAACCTCACGGCCAACCGTGATACGGCTATACAGGTCGACGGGAAGATCCTGTCTGCACAGTTCCACCCGAACGGCAACAGTATATTGATCGCTACCAAAAACCATCTATATAACTATAGTGCTGACGGCGTACTACTCAATTCCTCTGAAAAATTCGACAACATCATCAAAGCCGTCTATACCGCACGTGGCAGAATACTCTTCGTCACCCCCGCCGCGATCATTATCCGCAGGAGCGTTAATGCACAAAATACAGTAGTCGTCCCTTCGGGCAATAATACAGATGATGTACAGGTCAGTTCCAATGATTCACTGGTCTACATCAGAAAGAACGATCTGATAGAGGCATACGATCTGTTAAATGCCAGGTTGCTACGCAGCTATAAAGAACCAACCGGCTATCTGTCAAAGAATGGCAGCGGCTTTATTGCCGTCCATGATAATGATATCATGATCGTGCGAAGTATGGGCAACAGGATCTCTTCTGCGCGGTATAACATCCCGCTGGATAAAGGTTACTCCAGGATCTCCGTCATCAGCATTGCAGATAACCTGCGATGCATCGCCTTTATGACGGAGTCGGATGAAGTCCTGCAACTACAGCAGCAACAGGCGATCAGCAAAAATTTTGTCAGACCGCAACTCGCACGTGTGCCGATACTGTATACCTTCACGGTGCCGGGACCTGCCAGAAAGATCCCGAATGATATTCCTTACGGCAAACGTATGGTGCTATCTGAAAAAGGAGATTATCTGCTCACGGGAGAAAGCGGCACCCTGCTGGTGTACGACAAAGATGGGAAACGGGTAGAGCGGTTTGGGGGCTATACAAACTATACTTCATGGGCATTTAATCCGACCAACCTGGAAATGGTACTAAGTATGAGTGGACCAAGAATGAAGATCTGGGTAAAAGGTACTCCCAATGCCCTTGCCGCTCAGCACAAACTCAGAATATTCACAGCTGCCGAAATAGAAAAGGCATTGGAAGATATAGCCGTCCGCTGA